A single window of Salvia splendens isolate huo1 chromosome 6, SspV2, whole genome shotgun sequence DNA harbors:
- the LOC121808343 gene encoding putative 1-phosphatidylinositol-3-phosphate 5-kinase FAB1D: MPSFSPTASLKSSHSSLSSCSDILSDGNFYDRPYVVDSSLVDSNILVKTNGFHQNGNLVKQHVLEVRKINGFGSVVEIETAEVPLGTNNNVERLSSSVDGSAAFLPNDEGSDEFWLPPEPEDWEDDVIDRVASYDDDDDECGDGATWARPSSLSSFEEEGSASFKVREEKVKAMDNVKNGKFAALVSQLVKSVGVSSSGGQGENWVDIVTSLSWEAAAFVKPNTHEGKAMDPDGYVKIKCIASGLRSQSQVYKGLVFKKHAAHKHMPIKYKNPRLLLIHGSLDLSSGGLSSFDSMQQQEKSNLKTIVDMIENCHPNVILVEKSVSRDIRESILANRMTLVFDMKLHRLDRVARCVGSPISSTELALGQKLRQCDSFHIERFVEEHDVSNDGGKTPSKTLMFLEGCPSRLGCTIVLMGASSNELKRIKCVIRCAVVMAYHFMLEASFLLDQTSMFSTISPCEALDPALNRQISTLIGSEDTHTCDSKVSDAIDIPISNGFHQNDPENLMSSSEGSSSLSSHSFSPETFPGVSLSTSIEKAMNDGFPLFSVSSKRITSPFGFNGRNQDVEAVAKIDDMQKDGYMEDNLPDTQPELSDTWNHSDNAEDQLLSKDGICAALDSESILVLLSSRNASRGTICEKSHFSHIKFYRSFDVPLGNFLRDTLLSQGLQCKTCGESPEVHSFFYAHHNKQLTIQVRRLPAGKSLPGETEGKLWMWSRCGLCQDGSLKSTKRVLISTAAHGLSFGKFLQLSFSDVSSFNCSSSCGHSFHKDFLYFFGLGPMVAVFKYSSVATCSVSLPPQKMEFNASVKKEFLKKESDDVYLQGMLMFIDIEKSLKEIEARYIGVTLNIQGSSKEFSDIMLMLKQEKSQFEVEIQHATNDESEVDAASRILRLNTFRLELLLKSCVWDQRLHALLSSDIKVIDSNSIASVCVEANECPVTEICLNGQVEGSTGVWFENGLAVDVLLTEHRIEDGVSDSRGKPHRSVSLDLETDKDWIWAAFDDIRREYMEDLQRGYLPKIESFSSYAAESVPQKLINDEGSRLHIPLGANDYIVSDYEEEFSSIIACALALLKDFEVATDDLSERERGNDFKPNEGSQKLTRIFSLTTSRWRSFGSLDSDGLHSPPANLEDSHTSSFDGLDLLDSTVSYSASHLEVSMGLGRKRKYSVVCLFASQFRQLRDRCCPSEVDFIASLSRCRNWDAKGGKSKSFFAKTLDDRLIIKEIKRTELDSFMKFATNYFEYMNECYELGNQTCLAKILGIYQVTIRAPRSGKETRHDLLVMENLSFGWNISRQYDLKGALHARLNTDEAGEVLLDQNFVNDMSVSPLYVCRKSKRNLQRAVYNDTNFLNTINVMDYSLLVGVDTQRGELVCGIIDYLRQYTWDKQLENWVKSSLVVPKNQLPTIISPIEYKKRFRKFISIHFLTVPDHWCSHRSSDPCSVCGPASDNGVQQKKRGNEDDGLFHTTSQKQGKREQGTLKVA; the protein is encoded by the exons ATGCCATCATTTAGTCCTACAGCTTCTTTGAAAAGCAGCCACAGTTCTTTATCAAGTTGCA GTGATATTTTGTCAGACGGGAACTTTTATGATCG gCCTTACGTGGTAGATAGCAGCCTTGTTGACTCGAACATATTAGTTAAAACGAACGGTTTTCATCAAAACGGTAATTTGGTGAAGCAACATGTTTTAGAAGTTCGAAAGATTAATGGTTTTGGGAGTGTCGTAGAGATAGAAACTGCTGAAGTTCCGCTAGGAACGAACAACAATGTCGAAAGACTGAGTTCATCTGTTGATGGTTCTGCTGCATTTCTTCCGAATGATGAAGGGAGTGACGAGTTCTGGCTTCCTCCAGAGCCTGAGGACTGGGAAGACGACGTGATAGATAGGGTTGCAAgttatgatgatgatgacgatgagTGTGGGGACGGCGCCACCTGGGCTAGGCCTAGTTCTTTAAGCAGCTTCGAAGAAGAAGGAAGTGCTAGTTTCAAGGTCAGAGAGGAAAAGGTTAAAGCAATGGACAATGTTAAGAACGGGAAATTTGCAGCCCTCGTTAGCCAACTAGTAAAGTCTGTCGGTGTTAGTTCCTCCGGAGGTCAGGGCGAAAACTGGGTGGACATAGTGACTTCTTTATCTTGGGAGGCTGCTGCATTTGTGAAGCCGAACACACATGAAGGTAAGGCCATGGATCCTGATGGATACGTGAAGATTAAATGCATTGCAAGTGGTTTGCGTAGTCAAAG TCAAGTATATAAAGGACTCGTCTTCAAAAAGCATGCTGCTCACAAACACATGCCGATTAAGTACAAAAACCCTCGACTGCTGTTGATCCACGGCTCACTAGATCTTTCCTCCGGTGGATTATCGTCATTCGACTCAATGCAGCAGCAG GAAAAGAGCAATCTGAAAACTATTGTCGATATGATAGAGAATTGCCATCCAAATGTTATCTTGGTCGAAAAATCAGTTTCTCGAGACATACGAGAGTCTATTCTTGCAAACAGAATGACACTAGTGTTCGATATGAAGCTGCATCGCCTAGATAGAGTTGCTCGTTGTGTTGGTTCACCTATCTCATCAACAGAGCTTGCTTTGGGTCAGAAACTTAGGCAATGCGACTCCTTCCACATTGAAAGATTTGTCGAAGAGCATGATGTTAGCAATGATGGCGGAAAGACACCAAGTAAAACTTTGATGTTCCTTGAGGGCTGCCCTTCTCGACTTGGATGTACA ATTGTGTTGATGGGAGCGAGCAGTAACGAACTGAAAAGGATTAAATGCGTCATCCGGTGTGCAGTTGTCATGGCATATCATTTTATGCTCGAGGCTTCCTTTCTTCTAGACCAGACCTCAATGTTCTCCACGATTTCTCCCTGTGAAGCGTTGGACCCGGCACTCAACAGACAAATATCGACTTTGATTGGCTCCGAGGACACACACACGTGCGATTCCAAGGTTTCCGATGCAATTGACATTCCCATATCCAATGGTTTCCATCAAAACGACCCGGAAAACCTGATGTCATCCTCAGAAGGAAGTTCTTCGTTGTCGTCTCACTCCTTCAGCCCAGAAACATTTCCAGGGGTATCTCTTTCAACATCAATCGAAAAAGCTATGAATGATGGCTTTCCTCTTTTCTCCGTCTCTTCTAAGAGAATTACCAGTCCGTTCGGTTTTAACGGAAGAAATCAAGATGTTGAGGCTGTGGCTAAAATTGATGACATGCAAAAAGACGGATATATGGAAGATAATTTGCCTGACACTCAACCAGAATTATCGGATACGTGGAATCATAGTGATAATGCTGAAGATCAGTTGCTTAGCAAGGATGGCATCTGCGCGGCGCTTGATTCCGAGAGCATATTAGTGTTGTTGTCCAGTCGCAATGCTTCAAGAGGGACTATCTGCGAGAAGAGTCATTTTTCTCACATCAAGTTCTACCGGAGCTTTGATGTTCCTCTCGGAAATTTTTTGCGTGATACTCTGCTCAGTCAG GGACTCCAGTGCAAGACGTGTGGAGAAAGCCCCGAGGTGCACTCTTTCTTCTATGCGCATCACAACAAGCAACTCACGATCCAAGTTAGACGTCTTCCTGCTGGGAAAAGTTTGCCCGGAGAAACTGAAGGGAAGCTTTGGATGTGGAGTCGTTGCGGTCTATGCCAAGACGGAAGCTTAAAATCTACGAAAAGAGTGTTGATATCTACCGCTGCCCATGGTTTATCATTCGGAAAGTTTTTGCAGCTCAGTTTTTCAGACGTCTCTTCGTTCAATTGTTCGTCCAGCTGTGGCCATTCTTTCCATAAGGATTTCTTGTACTTCTTTGG ACTAGGCCCCATGGTTGCCGTGTTCAAGTATTCATCAGTTGCGACTTGCTCAGTGTCACTCCCACCTCAGAAGATGGAATTCAACGCTTCGGTCAAAAAGGAGTTTCTTAAGAAGGAATCCGATGAT GTATATCTGCAAGGGATGTTAATGTTCATTGATATCGAAAAGTCCCTTAAGGAGATAGAAGCTAGATACATTGGGGTGACTCTCAACATTCAGGGCTCGAGCAAGGAATTTTCGGATATTATGCTCATGCTGAAGCAGGAAAAGTCTCAATTCGAG GTCGAAATTCAACATGCTACGAATGATGAAAGTGAAGTTGATGCTGCGTCTAGGATCCTAAGGTTGAACACGTTTCGGTTGGAACTTCTTCTTAAATCATGTGTGTGGGATCAAAGACTACACGCGTTACTTTCATCTGACATCAAGGTGATCGATTCTAACTCTATCGCCTCAGTATGCGTTGAAGCTAATGAATGTCCAGTTACAGAGATTTGTTTAAACGGACAAGTTGAAGGATCTACGGGTGTGTGGTTCGAAAATGGATTAGCTGTCGATGTATTATTGACAGAACATCGTATCGAGGATGGTGTTTCTGATTCAAGAGGAAAGCCCCATCGTTCTGTGTCACTCGACCTAGAAACGGATAAGGATTGGATTTGGGCCGCGTTTGATGACATTCGACGCGAATATATGGAGGATCTGCAGAGAGGCTACTTGCCAAAGATTGAATCATTTAGCAGTTATGCTGCAGAATCCGTTCCTCAGAAATTGATAAACGACGAGGGTTCAAGGCTGCACATTCCTCTCGGTGCTAACGACTATATAGTTTCCGACTACGAAGAGGAATTCTCGAGCATAATAGCTTGTGCTCTGGCCTTATTGAAGGATTTTGAGGTAGCAACGGATGATCTAtccgagagagaaagaggaaatGATTTTAAACCGAACGAGGGTTCTCAGAAACTAACGAGAATATTTTCGTTAACCACTTCTCGATGGCGTTCCTTTGGCTCGTTGGATTCCGATGGTCTACACTCTCCACCTGCCAACTTGGAAGATTCACACACATCAAGTTTCGACGGCCTGGATTTGTTAGACTCGACGGTTTCCTATAGTGCTAGCCACCTGGAGGTGTCTATGGGGTTGGGGAGAAAGCGCAAGTACTCCGTCGTTTGCCTGTTTGCAAGCCAGTTCCGTCAGCTGCGCGATCGTTGTTGTCCTTCCGAAGTCGATTTTATTGCCTCTCTGAGTCGCTGTAGAAACTGGGACGCGAAAGGTGGCAAGAGTAAATCTTTCTTTGCTAAGACGCTAGACGACCGTCTTATCATCAAGGAGATTAagaggacagagctcgactcaTTCATGAAATTCGCCACGAACTACTTCGAGTACATGAACGAGTGCTACGAGCTTGGAAACCAGACGTGTCTTGCTAAGATTCTCGGAATATACCAG GTTACAATACGAGCTCCGAGAAGCGGGAAGGAGACGAGGCACGATCTTCTAGTGATGGAAAATCTTTCATTTGGTTGGAATATATCAAGACAGTACGATCTCAAAGGAGCTCTGCACGCTCGGCTCAACACGGATGAGGCAGGGGAGGTTCTTCTCGATCAGAATTTCGTCAACGATATGAGCGTTTCACCCCTCTACGTTTGCAGGAAATCCAAACGGAACCTGCAGCGCGCTGTATACAACGACACAAATTTCCTCAAC ACGATCAACGTCATGGACTACTCGCTGCTCGTGGGGGTTGACACACAACGTGGTGAACTGGTATGTGGCATCATAGACTATCTCAGGCAGTACACGTGGGACAAGCAGCTCGAGAATTGGGTGAAATCCTCGCTCGTTGTCCCCAAGAACCAGCTGCCGACCATCATCTCTCCCATCGAATACAAGAAGAGGTTTAGGAAGTTCATAAGCATACATTTTCTAACCGTTCCGGATCACTGGTGCTCCCACAGGTCTTCCGACCCTTGCTCAGTCTGCGGCCCGGCCTCGGATAACGGTGTGCAGCAGAAGAAACGGGGGAATGAGGACGACGGCTTGTTCCATACGACGTCTCAAAAGCAAGGGAAACGCGAACAAGGTACTCTAAAGGTTGCCTGA
- the LOC121808344 gene encoding 2-oxoglutarate-dependent dioxygenase 19-like, protein MAAVAQNSSFVKALAENPTLKSIPSQFTFATDSKGSQSDSLPIIDFSLLTSPNPDQRCRVLADLDSACREWGFFILVNHGIPEKLLKAIIASSLEFFELPEEEKRRYEAKSASDPVKSGSGSLINTANQRVHLWRDFVKSYVHPEFNCPTEPHTLRETLQEFSGKTRPVFRKLMHAIEENLGLEQGFVDEALKLDSCFQLYAANYYPPCPEPDQAIGIPAHTDHGLLTFLIHNGVAGLQIQHNGEWFDTFSPQNAILVNNADHLEILSNGRYKSVRHRAVVNTEATRISVVMANGAAPEAVVAPAPALVEKDGRPFYRPMKFIEYVETMLSNRLLGKSNLDCIKIQDE, encoded by the exons ATGGCAGCAGTAGCACAAAACTCATCATTTGTGAAAGCTCTAGCAGAAAACCCCACTCTCAAATCCATTCCATCTCAATTCACATTCGCCACTGATTCCAAAGGCTCCCAATCCGATTCACTCCCCATCATCGACTTCTCTCTCCTAACCTCCCCCAATCCCGACCAGCGCTGCAGAGTCCTTGCAGACCTCGACAGCGCTTGTCGGGAATGGGGCTTCTTCATC TTGGTGAACCATGGGATTCCGGAGAAGCTTCTCAAGGCTATCATCGCGTCGAGTCTGGAGTTTTTCGAGCTGCCCGAGGAGGAGAAGAGGCGGTATGAGGCCAAGAGCGCTTCGGACCCCGTCAAGTCCGGAAGCGGCAGCCTCATCAACACGGCCAACCAAAGGGTTCATTTGTGGAGGGATTTTGTCAAATCGTATGTTCACCCCGAGTTTAACTGCCCTACCGAGCCTCACACTCTCag GGAGACTTTGCAAGAGTTCTCAGGGAAGACCCGGCCCGTGTTCAGGAAACTGATGCACGCGATCGAAGAAAACCTAGGGCTCGAACAAGGGTTCGTGGACGAAGCTTTAAAACTCGACTCTTGCTTCCAATTGTACGCAGCCAACTACTACCCTCCCTGTCCGGAGCCGGACCAGGCCATCGGTATCCCCGCGCATACCGATCACGGCCTTCTCACGTTTCTCATACACAATGGAGTCGCAGGGCTTCAGATCCAGCACAACGGAGAGTGGTTCGACACCTTCTCCCCACAAAACGCAATCCTCGTTAACAACGCCGATCATCTCGAG ATACTGAGCAACGGGAGGTACAAGAGCGTGAGGCACAGAGCCGTGGTGAATACCGAGGCAACGAGGATTTCGGTGGTGATGGCGAACGGGGCGGCGCCCGAGGCAGTGGTTGCTCCGGCGCCGGCGCTGGTGGAAAAAGACGGGCGTCCATTTTATCGTCCCATGAAATTCATTGAATATGTGGAAACAATGCTTAGCAATCGACTTTTGGGAAAAAGCAACTTGGATTGCATCAAGATTCAAGATGAATGA